The Aspergillus fumigatus Af293 chromosome 3, whole genome shotgun sequence region ACGAGAAGTCAGGATGGTTCCGCATAGATAAGCGGCGAGTAAGAAGTGACCCTCAGCCAACAATTTCTCAACTTTACCCAAGGATGAGCTCAATAGTTCATCAGGGGCTGGCGTGATAAACTCCGAGCGCAGTGGAGGTGGAATATCAATTTGTGATAGGGAATGATAGACGTCGTAGCGAACGAGATACGACAGGTCTTTTTCGATACCCGGTGGTAGCTCGTTTGGCGCCAGTGGATCTAATGCCGTAAGACTGTGGCCCGAGTAAATCCCAATTTGAGCTGCACCTTGTACAAAAGAAGCAGACGATTCATTGACATCGGCTGAGCCGAGGGGGCTATTTCCTCGTCAGCAAACCCTTGTGGCTTCGGGAGACCAGAGTTCGGCTCACTCCTTGAATTCATCTAAAGGCCCTCTCGTTGAGCTACGAGGTCTTGAAGCTGATAGAAACACATATCAGCTTAAGGAGTAGATATTGAGCTTTCTATGTTGTCCTTACATCTGGAGATAGCCCGGCTATGCTTGGAGTCAGCAGACTCCATTGCTGTAGACATAGAAAGGTTAGCAGCTCAGTCGTGAGCCTACACAAAGTCCCAATGTCCAACACAAGTTCTCTATGGAGCTCTTCTGCGAGGATTGAAATATCTGATGTCGTTTGGATGGAATTATGCATGCCGATTACCTCTCTACCTAGCTACCCAGTTTTGCCGCGGGCGGTGAACGGGATCGACACAATCTGGCAACCTGGCCCATACCCGCACCTGTCAATCGCATCCGCTCAGCCACAGCTTATAGACGAGCGTCAACAATCGAACGTTctcaccatcttcatcctaTACACAAACTCTGTCTTTGGTTCATCTCCGTGAGACGATCATTTTGTATACAGACATAccttttctctcttcaaATAAACGTCTATCATCCACCATGACATTGGCAGAGGAATTCCGTTCGAGAAACTTCAGTATGCGTCTTCGTTGTTTACCTTTTGGGAGGCAAGAAAGAGCCAGATTGCTAATCATTCAACTCTTGTATAGGTATTTACGGGCAATGGTTTGCTACCCATTCTttacctcttcctcccttttctttacGTCCTTTTCAGGGTTGAGCGCGGCCCAAAACAACATGTTGGAGACAAATGGTGGTTGCCTGGATCTACCACCAAGCCTCCTCACCGCTGCCTTGTGATTGCCACAACTCTTCCAAAGGGTTTATAGCATGGAATTGCAAATCCCTAATGACGCTACCTTATTGCAAGTTGTCACAGTCCTGGTCTGAAAGCTTGCTGACTTGATCTTGGATAGGACGGGTGTGCTGTGCATCATCCTCTGCATTGCTCTCGGAATCGCGAACATCTTCTCTTTCGCTGTTTTGCGCATCATATTCAGCGTACTATGCCTGTATGCCAGTCCTACTGAGCAACACTCTGGACAGTGGAACTGACGATCTTAGTATCTCGGGATtgatcctcatcttcattgaaGTTCCTTTCTTGCTGAGAATCTGCCCTACCTCCTCCAAGTTCGATGCATTCATTCGGCGCTTCACCACCAACTGGATGCGCGCTGCGATGTACGGCGTCAT contains the following coding sequences:
- the tvp18 gene encoding Tvp18 family protein, whose product is MTLAEEFRSRNFSIYGQWTGVLCIILCIALGIANIFSFAVLRIIFSVLCLISGLILIFIEVPFLLRICPTSSKFDAFIRRFTTNWMRAAMYGVMSVVQWLSLLPGSGASSLIVAAVFLLIASIFYALAGLKSQEFVGSKTLGGQGLVQMIV